The Acidianus manzaensis genome has a window encoding:
- a CDS encoding MFS transporter, with amino-acid sequence MKFVFALSWTATFIQLMLRLSWGVIAVVFSYLLHLNSVEIGAVLSLFYVGYISSSIFWGIYIDYLGPKKIIFISALLSGLTLISVLFITNVIQLYVIYLLEGVFTAGLFPSSIKIVSSIGNQVTSYIALLESAAPIVLLILAIISSLILTFWTYFYIAVIIILLSTSFLSLNLKINHTPNKGFRKIILNKKMIKASIIRAGELWGTWGTSSWLFPFLVLYDGIGKIDAEILFFFYALGQFISIILASKSKNESYAVKISLILFIISAVIVAFSKTLYLLIPISVILGISSFLYRPTTDSLIVKLMGNENAGKSMGFANAVSQIGSLLAPLFVGGLIYLGFPSLAIIGLALGPIISLILINMM; translated from the coding sequence ATGAAATTTGTTTTCGCATTGAGTTGGACTGCAACATTTATTCAGCTAATGCTAAGGCTAAGTTGGGGAGTTATTGCTGTAGTTTTCTCTTATCTTTTACATTTAAATTCAGTAGAAATAGGAGCAGTTTTATCTTTGTTTTACGTTGGTTACATTTCTAGTTCTATATTCTGGGGAATTTATATAGATTATTTAGGTCCTAAAAAAATAATATTTATTTCTGCATTATTATCTGGGCTAACACTAATATCTGTTTTATTTATTACTAACGTTATACAATTATATGTTATTTATCTCTTAGAAGGAGTATTTACTGCTGGACTTTTTCCTTCTTCAATTAAAATAGTATCTTCTATAGGAAATCAAGTGACTAGTTATATTGCTTTGTTAGAAAGTGCTGCACCTATTGTTCTTTTAATTTTAGCCATAATTTCGTCCTTGATTTTAACTTTTTGGACTTATTTTTACATTGCTGTTATTATAATTTTGCTCTCAACTTCTTTTCTATCGCTTAACTTAAAAATTAATCATACTCCTAACAAAGGATTTAGAAAAATTATATTAAATAAAAAAATGATAAAAGCTTCAATAATTAGAGCAGGAGAACTTTGGGGAACTTGGGGGACTTCTTCTTGGCTTTTTCCTTTCTTAGTTCTATACGATGGAATAGGCAAAATTGATGCAGAAATACTGTTTTTCTTTTATGCTTTAGGACAATTTATTTCTATTATATTAGCTAGTAAAAGTAAAAATGAATCTTATGCGGTAAAAATTTCGCTAATACTTTTTATTATTTCTGCAGTTATTGTAGCATTTTCCAAAACGTTATACCTTCTTATCCCTATATCTGTAATCCTAGGAATATCATCTTTTCTCTATAGGCCTACAACAGATTCTTTAATAGTAAAGTTAATGGGAAATGAAAATGCTGGTAAATCAATGGGTTTTGCTAATGCTGTATCTCAGATAGGTTCATTATTAGCTCCCCTATTTGTAGGGGGTTTAATCTACTTAGGTTTTCCATCACTTGCAATTATAGGATTAGCTTTAGGTCCAATTATATCTTTAATATTAATTAATATGATGTAA
- a CDS encoding DNA polymerase domain-containing protein — protein sequence MGKMEEYLLDAVPIKGGIRLLFNNFREKIVKTTFPVYVITDNPDVVLQHPEVRYYEKEVWKTIEGKEVPLYRFEVESFSAYYYLRKRLKVVNELPTVLSQTIDRLGLIPCSFSDKEFPEINLVTIRFLRWYNGAENIFEVEINGKKKKDILYYNDLASIEADIVECYGFPCNVKAQVKIQGERKRSPVSIKGLVEWSYVTRTPIHEIAYASIGKALTTNEAWIAFKRKIIVPNVVPRVEKLRKMEDIEIADKGGLVIFPKLGCFDSVYQIDFKSMYPSLIIKYNISAETIDVCDDIKTELHSICLKEKGIVPEALEWLVRRKEELKKIDEERSNAIKWILVASFGYLGYRNSRFGKIEAYEMVTYFSRKTLRKSIEIAESLGFDVLHGIIDSLIVKGGNIEGLIDKIEDETGLKLDYKELQWVIFTSTKNETPYPMRYIAKTNEEIIAKGFIRRNMPNIIKDFLNDILLILRDAKNCDEVRNSKRKIKELYSAYNKRILNGEPKDYVIFIKGIPYVRGIKGFYDARHGYYGKDVFYYKEYLNREFEDVMEMIQC from the coding sequence ATTGGAAAAATGGAAGAATACTTGCTTGACGCTGTCCCAATCAAAGGAGGGATAAGATTACTTTTTAATAATTTCAGAGAAAAAATAGTAAAAACAACTTTTCCCGTTTACGTAATAACTGACAATCCAGATGTAGTATTACAGCATCCTGAAGTGAGGTACTACGAAAAAGAAGTATGGAAAACCATAGAAGGAAAAGAGGTTCCACTTTATCGATTTGAAGTTGAAAGCTTTAGCGCATACTACTATTTAAGGAAAAGATTGAAAGTTGTAAATGAACTACCTACAGTTTTATCTCAGACAATAGACAGGCTAGGATTAATACCGTGTTCTTTTTCAGATAAGGAATTTCCTGAAATTAATTTGGTAACTATTAGATTTTTACGATGGTATAATGGGGCTGAAAATATTTTTGAAGTAGAGATTAATGGGAAAAAGAAAAAAGATATACTCTACTATAATGATCTTGCTTCGATTGAGGCTGATATTGTAGAATGCTACGGTTTTCCTTGTAATGTAAAGGCTCAAGTAAAAATTCAAGGAGAAAGAAAACGTTCTCCAGTTTCTATTAAGGGTTTAGTAGAGTGGTCTTATGTTACTAGAACGCCTATTCATGAAATAGCTTATGCTAGTATAGGAAAAGCTTTAACTACTAACGAAGCCTGGATTGCGTTTAAGAGAAAAATTATTGTTCCTAACGTTGTTCCTAGAGTAGAAAAACTGAGGAAAATGGAAGACATAGAAATAGCAGATAAGGGCGGATTGGTTATTTTTCCTAAATTAGGATGTTTCGATAGTGTTTATCAAATCGATTTTAAATCTATGTATCCTTCTTTAATAATTAAATACAATATTTCAGCCGAAACTATAGACGTTTGTGACGATATAAAAACTGAATTACATTCTATTTGCCTAAAGGAAAAAGGAATAGTACCAGAAGCACTCGAATGGTTAGTAAGAAGAAAGGAAGAACTAAAAAAGATTGATGAAGAAAGATCAAATGCCATAAAATGGATATTAGTTGCGTCTTTCGGTTACTTAGGTTATAGAAACTCTCGCTTCGGTAAAATCGAAGCTTATGAAATGGTAACTTATTTCTCAAGAAAAACTTTGAGGAAAAGTATTGAAATAGCCGAAAGCTTAGGTTTTGATGTACTTCATGGAATTATAGACTCGTTAATTGTTAAGGGAGGTAATATAGAAGGATTAATCGACAAAATAGAAGATGAGACTGGCCTTAAATTGGATTATAAGGAATTGCAATGGGTAATTTTTACGTCCACTAAGAATGAAACTCCTTATCCTATGAGATATATTGCTAAAACAAATGAAGAAATTATTGCTAAAGGTTTCATAAGAAGGAATATGCCAAACATAATTAAAGATTTTCTAAATGATATTCTATTAATATTGAGAGATGCTAAAAATTGTGATGAAGTAAGGAATTCTAAAAGAAAAATTAAAGAATTATATTCTGCTTATAACAAAAGAATACTTAACGGAGAACCAAAAGATTATGTTATCTTTATCAAGGGTATACCTTATGTTAGAGGTATTAAAGGATTTTACGATGCTAGGCATGGTTACTACGGAAAGGACGTATTCTACTATAAGGAGTACTTGAACAGAGAATTTGAAGATGTCATGGAGATGATACAATGCTAA
- a CDS encoding DNA polymerase II translates to MKTNIMGRTQPSYTRAVDQELETLRKIALHFHSNDLEKLIEKSKEKVRYLQSASYDEFFDPYNLVILSMLITFEEELEKWKNTCLTLSQSKEG, encoded by the coding sequence ATGAAAACTAATATCATGGGAAGAACTCAACCATCTTATACTAGAGCAGTCGACCAAGAGTTAGAAACTTTAAGAAAGATTGCCTTACATTTCCATTCTAACGACCTTGAAAAATTGATAGAAAAAAGTAAAGAGAAAGTAAGATATCTACAGAGCGCGTCATATGATGAATTCTTTGATCCTTACAATTTAGTTATTCTTTCTATGCTTATTACATTTGAGGAGGAATTGGAAAAATGGAAGAATACTTGCTTGACGCTGTCCCAATCAAAGGAGGGATAA